TGCGCAGCGCGTGCAGCCAATACGCCGCCAGCGCGGCCAGCCCCATCATCAGCAAGGCCACCACCACCGCGTGCTGCAGCCCGAGCGAGCCCACGCCATCCAGCGCGATGGAAATCGCCAGCATGGCCACCACCAGCATCACGTAACCCGAGAGGTCGAAGCGCGTCAGGTCGCTGCCGCGAAAGTCGGGCATGAAGCGCAGCGTGGTCCACAGGCCCACCGCGGCCACGGGAAGGTTGATCAGGAAGATCCAGTGCCAGGAGGCGTACTGCACCAACCAGCCGCCCAGCGTGGGCCCGACCAGCGGCCCAATCAGGCCCGGGATGGCAACGAAGCTCATCGCCTCCAGGAATTTTTCGCGCGGAAAGGCGCGCAGCACCGTCAGGCGCCCCACCGGCAGCAGCATGGCGCCGCCCGTGCCTTGCAGGATGCGCGAGGCGGTCAGCTCGGTCAGCGTGCGCGACATGGCGCAGGCGCCCGAGCCCAGGGCGAACAGCACGATGGCCAGCATGAAGACGCGCCGCGTGCCAAATCGGTCGGCCAGCCAGCCCGTGGCCGGAATCACCGTGGCCATCGCCAGTGCATACGACACCACCACCGCCTGCATGCGCAGCGGGCTTTTGCCCAGGCTGCGCGCCATCGCCGGCAAGGCGGTGTTGACGATGGTGGCGTCCAGCGTCTGCATGAAAAAGCCGATGGCGACCAGCCACAGCAGCAGTCGAGAAGAGGGGGCGCTGGTCTCAGTATTCATGCGTCAGAAGCGCCGGATAGCGCGCGGCCATGATAGCGGCGCACTCCGTTGGGCGCTCGGGCGCCCCCGGGCCGCTGCCAGCCCAGCGCGGTCTTTGGAGATGCCGGGCACGGGCCGGGCGCCGGCGCGCGCGGGCTGTCCTAGCCGCGCTGGGCCCAGCGCGTGGCATTCGCCTGACTTGTAGATTCGAACGACTGTGCTTTTATATCCACACTGGGGGTAGCATGCGTCGACACCGCGGCGGCCGCGCAGTATGCTGGCTTCGGTCATTGGACAAGCATTACCCACAAGGAGACATCGATGAAACGCACCACTTTCCAAGCCGGCCTGATCGCCGCCACCATGCTCGTTTGCGCCGGTTCGGCCCAGGCCCAGAAAGCTGGCGACTGGGTGTTCGGCGCAGGCGCGCTGGGCTACCTGCCGCAAGACAAGACAACGCCGCTGCGCTTCGTCAGCCCCGTTGATCGTGAGTTGCCCGGCTCTGGTGCCGACGTGAAAAACGCCGTCACGCTGGGCATGAACCTGCACTACTTCGTCACCGACAACTGGGCGGTGGAAGGCGTGCTGGGCGTGCCGCCACGCATCAAGCTGGACGGCGCCGGTACGTTGGCCCCGCTGGGCCAACTGGGCAGCGCCCGCCTGTACGCACCGACGTTGCTGGGCAAGTACTTCTTCGGCAACGCCGATGACAAGCTGCGCTTCTCAGCCGGTCTGGGGGTGACCTACTCCAAGTTCAGCAGCGTGCGCCTGGACAGCGGCCTGCAGAACGCCCTGGGCGGCGCGCTGGGCATGCCCCCCGGTATGTCCACTACAACGGCCAAGATCGGCAGCAAGTTTGCCCCGGTGCTGAACGTGGGTGTGAACTACGCGTTTACCAAAAACCTGGGCATGACGTTCTCGGTCTCCTACATCCCTATGAAGACCAAGGCTACGCTGACTACCAGTGTCGGTGGCAACACGGTGGCGGTTTCTCAGACCCGCGTGCGCCTCGACCCGATCGTGCCCTTCCTGTACCTGACCTACAAGTTCTGACGGCCCTTTCGGGGTGCGACCCACTCGGTGGGTTGCCCTCACAGGCATCAAAAAGCCCGCGCAGTGCGCGGGCTTTTTTGTGGCCGGCCGACAGCCGTTGCAGCCGGGTCAGGCGAACACGCCTGCGCTTTCGGTCATGCGCTCATTCACCTCGCCCAGGTGGTGCAAGGTGTCGCCGTAGGTCATTTCCAGCTGGGTCAGGTGCTTGAAGTAGTGGCTGCCGGCGTATTCGTCGGTTACGCCAATGCCGCCGTGCAGCTGCACGCCTTGCTGGCCGACGAAGCGCAGAGATTGACCCAGCTGCACCTTGGCGCGCGACAGCGCCTGGCGGCGTTCGGCTTCGTCCGCGCCCAGCTTCAGCGTGGCGTAGTAGCTCATGCTGCGGGCCAGCTCCAGCTGCATCTTCATGTCCGACACGCGGTGGCGCAGCGCCTGGAAGCTGGCGATGGTCACGCCGAACTGCTTGCGCTGGTTCATGTAATCCACCGTCATCGACAGAAAGCGCTCCATCGTGCCTACGCCATCAGCGCACACGCAGGCGATGCCCACGTCCACCGCGTAGCTCAGCGCGGCCAGGCCATTGGTGGTGACCAGGGTGGCAGGCGCGTTGTCCAGCTGCACGTCGGCGGCGCGGGATTCGTCCTGCGTGAGGTAGCCGCGCGTGTGCACGCCCGCCGCGCCGCGTTCCACCAGGAACAGGGCCAGCTGGCCTTCCAGCATGGCGGGCACCAGGAAGGCGTCGGCCTGGTCGCCAGCGGGAACTATGTTTTTGATAGCTGTTACCGCATAGCCGGCGCCGGCCTGGGTGGCTTTGGCTTCGCACACGTCCAGGCGGTAGCGCGCCTTGCGCTCTTGGTGGGCCAGCACCACCAGCGCCTCGCCGCTGGCGATCTTGGGCAGCCACTGGGCTTGGACGGCCTCGTTGCCATAGGCGCCGATGGCGGCGCTGGTCACGAAGGCCTGGATCAGCGGCTCCATCACGATGCCCTTGCCCAGCTCTTCGAGCACCACCATGGCTTCCACCGGGCCCATGCCCAGGCCGCCGTGGTCTTCGCTGATGTAGATGCCGGTCAGGCCCAGTTCGGCCAGTTCGTTGTACACCGCGCGGTCAAAGCCGCCTGCGGCCACGATGCGCTGGCGGCGCTCGAAGCCATAGCTTTTTTCAACCCACTTGGCCACCGCGTCGCGCAGGGCCTGCTGGTCGTCGGAGAAATCGAAATCCATGTTGTGTGTCTCCTGCGTTCAGCCCAGCACGGTTTGCGCAACGATGTTGCGCTGCACTTCGTTGCTGCCGCCGTAAATCGTCGTCTTGCGCATGTTGAAGTAGTTGGGCGCGAGTGTGGCGTTGGCGACTTCGCCGCCAGGAAAGCCCTTGAGTGCCGCCACCGCAGCCTGATCGCCTTGCCAGCCGGCTTCCATCGCCTCCCAGATGTAGGGCAGGCTGTAGGGGCCAGCGGCCAGCATCATCAGCTCGGTGTAGCGCTGCTGGATTTCGCTGCCCTTGATCTTGAGCAGGCCGGCGATGTCCAGCGAGTTCTTGCCGCTCTTTTCGGCCGACAGTACGCGCAGCACCAGCATTTCCAGTGCAACGATGTCCACTTCCAGCAGCGCGATCTGGTCGCGAAAGCGCTGGTCGCCCCACAGGCCTTCGGCCTTGGCGATGCGTTTGAGGCGCTCCAGCTCGCGCTTGGCGCGGTTCACGTCGGCGATGTTGGTGCGCTCGTGGCTCAGCAAGTGCTTGGCGTACGTCCAGCCCTTGTTTTCTTCGCCAATCAGGTTCTCTACCGGCACTTCGACGTTGTCGAAGAACACGTCGTTCACCTCAGGCTCGCCATCCAGCAGCTTGATGGGGCGCACGCTCACGCCGGGCGACTTCATGTCGATCAGCAAGAAGCTGATGCCGGTCTGCGGTTTGCCCTCGGTGCTGGTGCGCACCAGGTTGAACATCCAGTCGCCAAACTGGCCCAGCGTGGTCCAGGTTTTCTGGCCGTTGACGATGTATTTGTCGCCCTGGCGCTCGGCGCGGGTGCGCACCGAAGCCAGGTCAGAGCCGGAGCCGGGCTCGCTGTAGCCCTGGCTCCACCACACTTCGCCGCTGCCGATGCCGGGCAGGAAGCGCTTTTGCTGCTCGGGCGTGCCGTAGGCCATGATCACCGGCGCCACCATCACCGGGCCAAAAGGCACGATGCGCGGCGCGCCCGCCATGGCGCATTCCTCTTCAAAGAGGTGCTTTTGCACGGCCGTCCAGCCAGGGCCGCCGAACTGCTTGGGCCATCCGTAGCCCAACCAGCCCTGCTTGCCCAGGATCTTGGCCCAGCGCTGCATGTCGTCGCGCGTCAGGCGCTGGGCCTGAAGCACTTTGGTGGAAATATCCGCCGGCAGGTTTTGCTTGACCCAGCTGCGGATCTCGTCCCGGAAAGCCAGTTCTTCAGGGGTGAATGCCAAATCCATAACAGTCGTCTCCTCAGCCTGTGGTTGTAGCACGCTCGCTCGCCATCTTGCGTCCGGCCGGCGACAGTGGCGCGCCAAGTCGGCGCACCGAGCCCGCAGGCCCGTTTTCTGCGCCTTCGGCACGATCCAGGGCGAGCCACTTCCCCCACGGCGACGGATTGCTTAAAGAATAGGCATCGCCCGCCAGCCCAACGCTGGCGCCGCCTGCCAGACTTGTCCCTGAAGTTTTCAACAGCTCAGCCCACAGCGGCTGGGCATAAGTGACAGGCGCGTGACGGCGCGCTTGGCGCCCTTGGGCCAAGACCCCTCAGCCATCCCCACTTAACACGCTGGCCATCGCCATTCACGATGCCTTCCGGTCGATTTGATGGGAAAATCCGGCCAAGACTTCTTGAACCAAGACGCCCCGTTGCCCGCCGTGAGACTCTCCGAACGCAGCTTTGCCCGCCGCATCGACCTGATCAGCCTTCAGCTGTTCGTGGCCGTGTGCGAGGCCGGCAGCATCGGCAAGGCGGCCGAGCGGGAATTCATCGCCGCCTCGGCCGTCAGCAAGCGTCTGGCCGACCTGGAGGCGGCGCTGGGCACCCCGCTGCTGTACCGCCACGCGCGCGGGGTGGATCTGACCCCCGCCGGCCAAAGCCTGCTGCACCACGCGCGCAACGTGCTTTACGGGCTTGAAAAGATGCAGACCGAGCTGGGCGAATACGCCGACGGTGTGCGCGGCCATGTGCGGGTGCACGCCAGCATTTCGGCCATCGTGCAGTTTCTGCCGGACGACCTGGGCCGCTTTGCGCGCGCGCACCCGCAGGTCAAGATCGACCTGGAGGAGCACCTGTCGGGCGACGTGGTGCGCGCCGTACAAGAGGGCGCGGCCGACCTGGGCATCTGCAACGCCAGCGCCCTGAGTGCGGGCGGCACCACGCTGCAAACCCTGCCGTACCGCCAGGACGATTTGGTGCTTGTCGTGCCTGCAGCGCACGCCCTGTCTGCGCAAGCAGCTATCAATTTTGTAGATTCACTGGACTACGACCATGTGGGCCTGCACGCCGGCAGCTCCATCGCGCTGGCCATGCACCAGGCGGCGGCGCGGGCTGGGCGCACCATCCGGCTGCGCATTCGCGTCACCGGGCTGGACGCCATGTGCCGCATGATCGACAACGGCCTGGGCGTGGGTGTGATGCCCGCGCGCGCCTTTGAGCTGATGCGCGCCGCCGGTGCGCTGCACGCCGTGCGCCTGACAGACGACTGGGCGCGGCGCGACATCCGCCTGATCGCCCGCGACTTCGCCACCTTGCCCGTGCCTGCGCGGGCGCTGGTCGATCACCTGCGGGCCGAGCCTGCGCCGGCGCTGGTGGCACAGCCCGCGCCCGCGCTGGCAGCACATCCGCCGCTGGCGCATGCCGCCTGAGCTTTTTTACCCACCACGATTTCCATTCCCACGAAGAACGAAGCCATGACCGCACGCACGCTCTACGACAAGATCTGGGACGAACACGTCGTCCACACCGAAGAAGACGGCACCGCCATCCTCTACATCGACCGCCACCTGGTGCACGAAGTCACCAGCCCGCAGGCGTTCGAGGGCCTGCGCGAAGCCGGCCGCAAGGTCTGGCGCGTGAGCAGCATCGTCGCCACCGCCGACCACAACACGCCCACCACCGGCTGGGAGCGCGGCTACGACGGCATTGACGACCCGATCAGCAAGGAGCAGGTCACCACGCTCGACGCCAACATCCGAGAAAGCGGCGCCGCGGCTTTCTTCCCCTTCCTGCACCAGCGCCAGGGCATCGTGCACGTGATCGGGCCCGAGAACGGTGCCACGCTGCCCGGCATGACCGTGGTCTGCGGCGACAGCCACACCAGCACGCACGGCGCCTTCGGCGCGCTGGCGCACGGCATCGGCACCAGCGAGGTCGAGCACGTCATGGCCACGCAGACGCTGCTGGCCAAGAAGGCCAAGAACATGCTGATCCGCGTGAACGGCCGGGCCGCGCCGGGCGTGACCGCCAAGGACATCGTGCTGGCCATCATCGGCAAGATCGGCACCGCCGGCGGCACGGGCTACACGATTGAATTTGCCGGCGACGCCATCCGCGCCCTGAGCATGGAAGGCCGCATGACGGTGTGCAACATGGCGATTGAAGCCGGCGCCCGCGCCGGCCTGGTCGCCGTGGACGACAAGACCATCGAATACGTGAAAGGCCGCCTGCTCGCGCCCGGCACCGATGCCGCCAGCGGCAAGTTCGTCGGCGGCCCCGAGTGGGATCAGGCCGTCGCCTACTGGAAGACGCTGCACTCCGACCCCGATGCCAAATTCGACACCGTGGTCGAGCTGGATGCCGCACAGATCGTGCCCCAAGTCACCTGGGGCACCAGCCCCGAGATGGTGCTGGGCATCGACGGCCGCGTGCCCGACCCGGACAAGGAAAAAGACGCGAACAAGCGCGGCGCCATCGAACGCGCGCTGACCTACATGGGGCTGGAGCCCAACAAGGCACTGGCCGACGTGCACATCGACAAGGTGTTCATCGGCAGCTGCACCAACAGCCGCATCGAGGACATGCGCGAAGCCGCCGCCGTGGTCAAGAAGCTGGGCCAGAAAGTGGCGGGCAACGTCAAGCAGGCGCTGGTGGTGCCGGGCTCGGGCCTGGTCAAGAAGCAGGCCGAGGCCGAGGGGCTGGACAAGATCTTCACCGCCGCCGGCTTTGAATGGCGCGAACCCGGCTGCAGCATGTGCCTGGCCATGAACGCCGACCGGCTGGAGCCCGGCGAGCGTTGCGCCAGCACCAGCAACCGCAACTTCGAAGGCCGCCAGGGCAATGGCGGGCGCACCCACCTGGTCAGCCCCGCCATGGCGGCGGCGGCGGCCGTGCACGGGCACTTCGTCGACGTTCGGCGTTTTGTCTGACGCGCCAAACGCCGGGGAATTTGATACGCTGAGGGCCTCTGTACTATTTATTACAAGGAGCTTCTCATGCAACGCATCGTTCCCCTGCTGCTGGTTTCTGCCGTCGTCGCCCTGAGCGGCTGCGGCAACACCTGGAGTGGCGCCAAGCAGGACACCAGGAAGAACACCGGCACCGTGACCAACGCGGTGGGCACCGGTTTGGAAAAAGCCGGTGACGGCATCGAGAAAGCCGGCGAAAAAGTCAAGGAAACCGGCAAGTAAGCCACCTGCTTCGCGCACCCCACGGTGGGTGCGCGTACGGTGGCGATTTCAGGATCTTTCAACCCAAGGCATCATGGAAAAGTTCACCGTACACCAGGGCCTCGTGGCCCCCATGGACCGGGAAAACGTCGACACCGACGCCATCATTCCCAAGCAATTCCTCAAGTCGATCCGCAAGACCGGCTTTGGCCCCAACCTCTTTGACGAGTGGCGCTACCTGGATCACGGCGAGCCCGGCATGGACCCGGCCAGCCGCAAGCCCAACCCCGAATTCGTGCTGAACCTGCCGCGCTACGCGGGGGCCAGCGTGCTGCTGGCGCGCAAGAACTTTGGCTGCGGCTCCAGCCGCGAGCATGCCCCCTGGGCGCTGCAGCAATACGGCTTTCGCGCCATCCTGGCGCCCAGCTTTGCCGACATCTTCTTCAACAACTGCTTCAAGAACGGCGTGCTGCCCATCTTGCTGGAGGGCAGCGTGATCGCCCAGCTGTTCGACGAAGTGGCCGCCTTCCCGGGCTATGAGCTCACGGTCGATCTGCCTCGCCAGGTGATCGTCAAGCCCGACGGCGCCGAGCTGCCTTTTGACGTGCAGCCGTTTCGCAAATACTGCCTGCTCAACGGCTTTGACGACATCGGCCTCACGCTGCGCCAGCAAGACAAGATCAAGGCG
This genomic interval from Ottowia oryzae contains the following:
- the mdtD gene encoding multidrug transporter subunit MdtD, which translates into the protein MNTETSAPSSRLLLWLVAIGFFMQTLDATIVNTALPAMARSLGKSPLRMQAVVVSYALAMATVIPATGWLADRFGTRRVFMLAIVLFALGSGACAMSRTLTELTASRILQGTGGAMLLPVGRLTVLRAFPREKFLEAMSFVAIPGLIGPLVGPTLGGWLVQYASWHWIFLINLPVAAVGLWTTLRFMPDFRGSDLTRFDLSGYVMLVVAMLAISIALDGVGSLGLQHAVVVALLMMGLAALAAYWLHALRTPAPLFPPSLFKIQTFRVGLLGNLFARIGSGAMPYMIPLLMQLAMGYSPSHAGMLMLPMALAGMGMKRVVTRIVVRLGYRRVLVFNTLALGLMIASFALMTPSQPLWLRILQLAAFGAVNSMQFTAMNTVTLKDLGPGHASSGNSLMSMVQMLGMSLGVSVAAALLSTFSGWFGAVDAGPQAVSVFRGALVTIGVLTMTSAAIFWQLADDSHRVPERADTADPGQAS
- a CDS encoding OmpW/AlkL family protein, with the translated sequence MKRTTFQAGLIAATMLVCAGSAQAQKAGDWVFGAGALGYLPQDKTTPLRFVSPVDRELPGSGADVKNAVTLGMNLHYFVTDNWAVEGVLGVPPRIKLDGAGTLAPLGQLGSARLYAPTLLGKYFFGNADDKLRFSAGLGVTYSKFSSVRLDSGLQNALGGALGMPPGMSTTTAKIGSKFAPVLNVGVNYAFTKNLGMTFSVSYIPMKTKATLTTSVGGNTVAVSQTRVRLDPIVPFLYLTYKF
- a CDS encoding acyl-CoA dehydrogenase family protein — protein: MDFDFSDDQQALRDAVAKWVEKSYGFERRQRIVAAGGFDRAVYNELAELGLTGIYISEDHGGLGMGPVEAMVVLEELGKGIVMEPLIQAFVTSAAIGAYGNEAVQAQWLPKIASGEALVVLAHQERKARYRLDVCEAKATQAGAGYAVTAIKNIVPAGDQADAFLVPAMLEGQLALFLVERGAAGVHTRGYLTQDESRAADVQLDNAPATLVTTNGLAALSYAVDVGIACVCADGVGTMERFLSMTVDYMNQRKQFGVTIASFQALRHRVSDMKMQLELARSMSYYATLKLGADEAERRQALSRAKVQLGQSLRFVGQQGVQLHGGIGVTDEYAGSHYFKHLTQLEMTYGDTLHHLGEVNERMTESAGVFA
- a CDS encoding acyl-CoA dehydrogenase family protein: MDLAFTPEELAFRDEIRSWVKQNLPADISTKVLQAQRLTRDDMQRWAKILGKQGWLGYGWPKQFGGPGWTAVQKHLFEEECAMAGAPRIVPFGPVMVAPVIMAYGTPEQQKRFLPGIGSGEVWWSQGYSEPGSGSDLASVRTRAERQGDKYIVNGQKTWTTLGQFGDWMFNLVRTSTEGKPQTGISFLLIDMKSPGVSVRPIKLLDGEPEVNDVFFDNVEVPVENLIGEENKGWTYAKHLLSHERTNIADVNRAKRELERLKRIAKAEGLWGDQRFRDQIALLEVDIVALEMLVLRVLSAEKSGKNSLDIAGLLKIKGSEIQQRYTELMMLAAGPYSLPYIWEAMEAGWQGDQAAVAALKGFPGGEVANATLAPNYFNMRKTTIYGGSNEVQRNIVAQTVLG
- a CDS encoding LysR substrate-binding domain-containing protein, whose product is MRLSERSFARRIDLISLQLFVAVCEAGSIGKAAEREFIAASAVSKRLADLEAALGTPLLYRHARGVDLTPAGQSLLHHARNVLYGLEKMQTELGEYADGVRGHVRVHASISAIVQFLPDDLGRFARAHPQVKIDLEEHLSGDVVRAVQEGAADLGICNASALSAGGTTLQTLPYRQDDLVLVVPAAHALSAQAAINFVDSLDYDHVGLHAGSSIALAMHQAAARAGRTIRLRIRVTGLDAMCRMIDNGLGVGVMPARAFELMRAAGALHAVRLTDDWARRDIRLIARDFATLPVPARALVDHLRAEPAPALVAQPAPALAAHPPLAHAA
- the leuC gene encoding 3-isopropylmalate dehydratase large subunit — translated: MTARTLYDKIWDEHVVHTEEDGTAILYIDRHLVHEVTSPQAFEGLREAGRKVWRVSSIVATADHNTPTTGWERGYDGIDDPISKEQVTTLDANIRESGAAAFFPFLHQRQGIVHVIGPENGATLPGMTVVCGDSHTSTHGAFGALAHGIGTSEVEHVMATQTLLAKKAKNMLIRVNGRAAPGVTAKDIVLAIIGKIGTAGGTGYTIEFAGDAIRALSMEGRMTVCNMAIEAGARAGLVAVDDKTIEYVKGRLLAPGTDAASGKFVGGPEWDQAVAYWKTLHSDPDAKFDTVVELDAAQIVPQVTWGTSPEMVLGIDGRVPDPDKEKDANKRGAIERALTYMGLEPNKALADVHIDKVFIGSCTNSRIEDMREAAAVVKKLGQKVAGNVKQALVVPGSGLVKKQAEAEGLDKIFTAAGFEWREPGCSMCLAMNADRLEPGERCASTSNRNFEGRQGNGGRTHLVSPAMAAAAAVHGHFVDVRRFV
- a CDS encoding pyrrolo-quinoline quinone is translated as MQRIVPLLLVSAVVALSGCGNTWSGAKQDTRKNTGTVTNAVGTGLEKAGDGIEKAGEKVKETGK
- the leuD gene encoding 3-isopropylmalate dehydratase small subunit encodes the protein MEKFTVHQGLVAPMDRENVDTDAIIPKQFLKSIRKTGFGPNLFDEWRYLDHGEPGMDPASRKPNPEFVLNLPRYAGASVLLARKNFGCGSSREHAPWALQQYGFRAILAPSFADIFFNNCFKNGVLPILLEGSVIAQLFDEVAAFPGYELTVDLPRQVIVKPDGAELPFDVQPFRKYCLLNGFDDIGLTLRQQDKIKAFEANRLATKPWLAHSL